The Caproicibacterium lactatifermentans genome contains a region encoding:
- a CDS encoding recombinase family protein: MGKVMLIPAKRQVGNNERAEENPRLRVAAYCRVSTDSDEQATSYDAQVKHYTEYIQRNPEWEFAGIYADDGISGTNTKKRNEFNRMIDDCMAGNIDMIITKSISRFARNTLDCLKYIRQLKGKNIPVYFEKESINTLDAKGEVLLTIMASLAQQESQSLSQNVKLGLQYRYQQGKVQVNHNRFLGYTKDENGHLIIDLEQAEIVKRIYREYLEGSSMGRIAAGLEKDGILTGAGNTKWHTSTINKILRNEKYMGDALLQKTYTVDFLTKKRIKNNGTVPQYYVEADHEAIIPKDIFMQVQEELVRRRVVYVSPSGRKRNFSCSHPFAQMVYCGECGELYRRIHWYSRGKKSIVWRCISRLESTSAKEPCHNRTVNETVLQDVSVKAINQVLEDKDHFTNALQQNIAAAVRQTDTLSPEGIQRRLEELQIELIKKANNQDDYKAITDEIFRLRAQKKQSESENTLRNETLSRIRELQKFIAAQPTELTEFDETLVKRLIQKITVYADKFTVEFKSGVTVNVEK; encoded by the coding sequence ATGGGAAAAGTCATGCTCATTCCTGCAAAAAGGCAGGTCGGAAACAATGAGAGAGCAGAAGAAAATCCACGGCTGAGAGTTGCGGCCTACTGCCGGGTCAGCACGGACAGCGATGAACAGGCAACAAGCTATGACGCGCAGGTCAAGCACTACACGGAGTACATCCAGAGGAATCCGGAGTGGGAATTCGCAGGCATTTATGCCGACGACGGCATCTCCGGCACGAACACCAAGAAGCGGAATGAATTCAACCGGATGATTGACGACTGCATGGCCGGGAACATCGACATGATTATCACAAAATCCATCAGCCGGTTTGCCCGAAACACGCTGGACTGCCTGAAATACATCCGGCAGCTCAAGGGCAAGAACATCCCGGTCTACTTTGAAAAGGAATCCATCAATACATTGGATGCAAAAGGTGAAGTCTTGCTGACAATCATGGCCAGCCTTGCCCAGCAGGAAAGCCAGAGCCTTTCGCAAAACGTAAAACTCGGCCTGCAGTACCGCTACCAGCAGGGAAAAGTGCAGGTCAATCACAACCGATTTCTCGGTTATACCAAAGACGAGAACGGCCATCTCATCATTGACCTGGAACAGGCAGAGATTGTAAAGAGAATTTACCGCGAATACCTCGAAGGCTCCAGCATGGGCAGGATTGCCGCTGGACTTGAAAAAGATGGCATCCTCACCGGAGCCGGAAATACGAAATGGCACACCAGTACCATCAACAAAATTCTCCGCAACGAAAAGTACATGGGCGATGCCCTGCTTCAAAAGACTTATACGGTCGACTTCCTTACCAAGAAGCGAATCAAGAATAACGGCACGGTTCCGCAATACTACGTGGAAGCCGACCATGAAGCCATTATCCCGAAGGACATCTTCATGCAGGTGCAGGAAGAACTGGTCCGCCGCCGTGTGGTGTATGTCAGCCCTTCCGGCAGAAAAAGAAATTTCTCCTGCAGCCACCCATTCGCGCAGATGGTCTACTGTGGGGAATGTGGAGAGCTTTACCGCCGGATTCACTGGTACAGCCGGGGTAAAAAATCCATTGTCTGGCGGTGCATCAGCCGGTTGGAGTCCACTTCGGCAAAAGAACCCTGCCACAACCGCACGGTGAACGAAACCGTATTGCAGGATGTTTCCGTAAAAGCAATCAATCAGGTCCTTGAAGATAAAGACCACTTCACAAACGCCCTGCAGCAGAATATCGCCGCTGCCGTACGGCAAACAGATACCCTTTCACCAGAGGGGATTCAGAGACGGCTGGAAGAACTGCAAATAGAGCTCATCAAAAAAGCAAACAATCAGGACGATTACAAGGCCATCACAGATGAGATATTCCGGCTCCGGGCACAGAAAAAGCAGTCTGAATCCGAAAACACGCTTCGGAATGAAACCTTAAGCCGCATCCGCGAGTTGCAGAAATTCATCGCCGCTCAGCCGACCGAACTCACTGAATTTGACGAGACTCTGGTCAAGCGGCTGATTCAGAAAATCACCGTCTACGCGGACAAGTTTACGGTGGAATTTAAATCTGGCGTGACGGTGAATGTGGAAAAATAG
- a CDS encoding recombinase family protein, producing the protein MKKVTKIGENKKVNYNGRKLRVAAYCRVSTDSDEQAESLKAQKEHYESYIKSRDDWKFAGLYYDEGITGTKKEKRPQLRKMMADCKAGKIDFIVTKSISRFSRNTANCLELTRKLLTLNIPVYFEKEDINTGAMESELFLSILSSMAQNESVSISQNGKWSVQKRFESGTFKISYPPYGYDWNGEKMVINPAQAQVVKQIFSETLSGKSSPAIAKELNAGHIPSRRSGHWTSTTVRDMLTNEKYTGDCLFQKTYTDSQFNRHHNRGEKNRYLLQNHHEAIISHEDFNTAAALIRERAAEKGVEKGSRKYQNRYPFSGKIICGECGSTFKRRIHTCSDFKYAAWCCKTHIEDKSKCSMKFIREDAIQFAFVTMINKLVFAHRLILKPYVETIKSSSSDDAVRRVQKIQTLLLQNAEQRETLQKLMAQGYLDKILYSKEKNELLMKANDLRTEADSLNNRKSEGIHTVTEATALLHFTEKGVMLYAFDGTLFEKFVNRILVKSRNELCFEMKCGLTLTERI; encoded by the coding sequence ATGAAAAAGGTCACAAAAATTGGGGAAAACAAAAAGGTCAATTATAATGGCAGGAAACTTCGCGTAGCTGCTTACTGCCGTGTTTCGACCGATTCTGATGAACAGGCAGAAAGCCTGAAGGCCCAGAAGGAGCACTATGAAAGTTACATCAAGTCGCGCGATGACTGGAAGTTTGCCGGGCTTTATTACGATGAAGGCATCACGGGCACCAAGAAAGAGAAGCGTCCTCAGCTGCGGAAAATGATGGCCGACTGCAAAGCTGGAAAGATTGATTTCATCGTAACCAAATCCATCAGCCGTTTCTCCCGGAATACGGCCAACTGTCTGGAACTGACACGAAAGCTTCTCACGCTGAATATTCCCGTTTACTTTGAAAAGGAAGACATCAACACCGGGGCAATGGAAAGCGAACTGTTCCTTTCCATCCTCTCCAGTATGGCTCAAAACGAATCTGTTTCCATTTCGCAGAATGGCAAATGGTCGGTTCAGAAACGATTTGAAAGCGGGACCTTCAAAATCAGTTACCCGCCCTATGGCTATGACTGGAACGGCGAGAAGATGGTTATTAACCCCGCTCAGGCTCAAGTTGTAAAACAGATTTTTTCTGAAACGCTGTCTGGAAAAAGCAGCCCTGCCATTGCGAAGGAACTCAATGCCGGGCATATTCCCAGCAGGAGAAGCGGGCATTGGACCAGTACGACTGTCCGCGACATGTTGACAAACGAAAAATACACCGGCGACTGCCTGTTTCAAAAGACTTATACCGATTCCCAGTTTAACCGGCATCACAATCGCGGTGAGAAAAACCGGTATTTATTGCAGAACCATCATGAAGCAATCATCAGCCATGAAGACTTCAACACGGCGGCGGCACTCATTCGTGAACGCGCCGCTGAAAAAGGTGTAGAGAAGGGAAGCCGCAAATATCAGAATCGGTATCCATTTTCCGGGAAGATCATCTGTGGAGAATGCGGCAGCACCTTCAAGAGAAGAATCCACACCTGCAGCGATTTCAAATATGCTGCATGGTGCTGCAAAACGCACATTGAGGACAAGAGCAAGTGCTCGATGAAGTTCATCAGAGAGGATGCAATTCAGTTTGCCTTTGTCACCATGATAAACAAGCTGGTCTTTGCGCACCGTCTCATTCTGAAGCCCTATGTTGAAACCATCAAAAGTTCATCTTCCGACGATGCGGTTCGTCGCGTCCAGAAAATCCAGACGCTTTTGCTGCAGAATGCCGAACAGCGTGAAACGCTCCAGAAACTCATGGCACAAGGATACCTCGATAAAATCCTTTACAGCAAAGAAAAGAATGAGCTCCTGATGAAGGCCAACGACCTCCGGACGGAAGCTGATTCCCTGAATAACCGAAAAAGTGAAGGCATCCACACGGTTACAGAAGCGACCGCCCTTCTCCATTTTACGGAAAAAGGCGTTATGCTGTATGCCTTTGATGGAACGCTTTTTGAAAAATTCGTTAACCGCATTCTTGTAAAATCCAGAAATGAGCTCTGCTTTGAGATGAAATGCGGTCTGACGCTGACAGAAAGGATTTGA
- a CDS encoding SHOCT domain-containing protein, giving the protein MAEEAKTNHTGFFTQKKLQGDFDYYRAQKIAEIMLTNDLISQAEFNKLTDINRRTFSPLYVEIMPEIA; this is encoded by the coding sequence ATGGCAGAAGAAGCAAAAACGAATCATACCGGATTCTTTACACAGAAAAAGCTGCAGGGTGATTTTGATTACTACCGCGCCCAGAAAATTGCAGAAATCATGCTTACAAACGATCTGATTTCTCAAGCTGAATTCAACAAATTAACGGACATCAACCGCAGAACTTTCTCTCCTCTGTACGTGGAAATCATGCCGGAAATTGCTTGA
- a CDS encoding phage holin family protein, which produces MKEFWNSIQFVFAAIGGWLGFFLGGCDGLLYALLLFVICDYITGVLCAVSDKKLSSEVGFRGICRKVLIFLLVGIGNVIDVQVLGQPGVLRTAIIFFYLSNEGLSLTENAAHLGLPIPEKLKTVLEQLHDRDEKEDK; this is translated from the coding sequence ATGAAAGAATTCTGGAATTCCATACAATTTGTGTTTGCTGCCATCGGCGGGTGGCTCGGCTTTTTTCTCGGCGGCTGCGACGGCCTGCTTTATGCGCTGCTCCTCTTCGTCATCTGCGACTACATCACCGGCGTCCTGTGTGCAGTTTCGGACAAAAAACTTTCATCCGAGGTCGGTTTCAGGGGAATCTGCCGGAAGGTGCTGATTTTTCTGCTGGTCGGAATCGGAAACGTAATTGACGTGCAGGTTCTCGGCCAGCCGGGCGTGCTCCGGACGGCAATCATCTTCTTCTATCTCTCAAACGAAGGGCTGTCTCTGACAGAGAATGCGGCACACCTGGGACTTCCGATACCGGAAAAGCTCAAGACTGTGCTGGAACAGCTCCATGACCGTGATGAAAAGGAGGACAAGTAA
- a CDS encoding head-tail adaptor protein — protein MRYKMHISELRTLIRIQRKVVTGTGIHQTISWIDLGNTLSTDPPRYLRCKWYPLGGTEAWIAQSVQVIDAANVVMRYNPLITASCRLIRGNIVYTIIDPMDPDQHREWIVFKVKASLSV, from the coding sequence ATGAGATACAAAATGCACATCAGTGAACTGCGGACCTTAATCCGCATTCAAAGGAAAGTGGTCACCGGCACAGGTATTCATCAGACAATAAGCTGGATTGATCTTGGCAACACACTTTCCACTGATCCGCCCCGTTATCTGCGGTGCAAATGGTATCCTTTGGGCGGAACCGAAGCATGGATTGCCCAGTCCGTCCAGGTGATTGACGCGGCGAATGTCGTCATGCGGTATAATCCGCTGATCACCGCTTCCTGCAGGCTGATCCGCGGCAACATTGTTTACACAATCATCGACCCGATGGACCCGGACCAGCACCGCGAATGGATAGTTTTTAAAGTCAAGGCTTCTTTAAGCGTTTGA
- a CDS encoding head-tail connector protein yields the protein MLITLDEAKLYLHIDSTDEDSMITGFIETAEKLCMNIARVDETGLLASKETARIAELYAVAYLYENRENADFKELTSMLRAILFGIRKDTF from the coding sequence ATGCTGATTACACTGGATGAAGCAAAGCTTTATCTGCATATTGACTCTACAGATGAGGATTCCATGATAACGGGATTTATAGAAACAGCGGAGAAACTATGCATGAATATCGCACGTGTAGACGAAACGGGGCTTCTTGCTTCAAAAGAAACCGCGCGGATTGCGGAGCTTTACGCGGTGGCCTATCTGTACGAAAACCGGGAAAACGCAGATTTCAAGGAGCTGACTTCCATGCTCCGTGCCATCCTTTTTGGCATCCGCAAAGACACGTTTTAG
- a CDS encoding phage major capsid protein — MNVQELINKRAKAWETAKAFLESHRSSGGILSEEDGAAYDKMEKEITGLTKEIDRLNRQKSIEEQMSQPVNIPLTGKPGAGTENKPEKHGRASDAYAKAMLTAMRSGFHQVSDILQEGTDANGGYLVPEEWDSRLIDKLTEENIFRSLATTITTSGEHKINIAGTKPAAAWIEEGEALTFGDATFDQIVLDAHKLHVAIKVTEELLYDNAFNLENYIIDQFGKALGNAEEDAFLNGSGTGKPTGIFADKGGGVTAVTLSGTKLATDDILTLIYALKRPYRKNACFILNDSTLAAIRKLKDNNQAYIWQPSYQAGEPDRLCGYAVRTSAYAPALEAGKAAIAFGDFSYYNIGDRGTRSFQELRELFAGNGMIGYVAKERVDGKLVLPEAVQILKAGASA, encoded by the coding sequence ATGAATGTACAGGAATTAATTAATAAGAGAGCCAAGGCGTGGGAAACGGCAAAGGCATTTCTCGAATCCCACCGCAGCAGCGGCGGCATCCTTTCTGAGGAAGACGGAGCCGCCTACGACAAGATGGAAAAGGAAATCACCGGCCTCACAAAGGAAATCGACAGGCTGAACCGCCAAAAGTCTATCGAGGAACAGATGAGCCAGCCGGTCAATATTCCCCTTACCGGGAAGCCAGGTGCCGGAACAGAGAATAAGCCGGAGAAACACGGCAGAGCATCTGACGCCTACGCGAAAGCAATGCTCACAGCCATGCGCAGCGGCTTCCATCAGGTGTCGGACATTCTGCAGGAAGGCACTGACGCGAACGGCGGTTACCTCGTTCCGGAAGAATGGGACTCCCGCCTTATCGACAAACTCACAGAAGAAAACATCTTCCGCAGCCTTGCAACGACCATCACTACGTCCGGCGAGCACAAGATCAACATTGCGGGAACGAAACCCGCAGCGGCATGGATTGAGGAAGGCGAAGCGTTGACTTTCGGAGATGCGACGTTCGACCAGATCGTCCTTGATGCACACAAGCTCCACGTGGCCATCAAGGTAACCGAGGAACTGCTTTACGACAACGCCTTCAATCTGGAAAACTACATCATTGACCAGTTCGGCAAGGCGCTCGGCAATGCCGAAGAGGACGCTTTCCTGAACGGCAGCGGAACCGGAAAGCCGACCGGCATCTTTGCGGACAAGGGCGGCGGTGTAACGGCTGTAACCTTAAGTGGTACAAAGCTCGCGACGGATGATATTCTCACCCTGATTTATGCCTTGAAGCGCCCGTACCGCAAGAACGCCTGCTTTATTCTGAATGACTCCACCCTCGCGGCAATCCGCAAACTCAAGGACAACAACCAGGCCTACATCTGGCAGCCGTCCTATCAGGCTGGCGAACCGGACAGGCTTTGCGGCTACGCTGTGCGCACTTCCGCTTATGCGCCTGCTCTTGAAGCCGGAAAAGCCGCGATCGCCTTCGGTGATTTCAGCTACTACAACATCGGTGACAGAGGAACCAGAAGTTTTCAGGAACTCCGCGAGCTCTTTGCCGGTAACGGAATGATTGGCTATGTGGCGAAGGAACGTGTCGACGGCAAGCTCGTGCTGCCGGAAGCTGTCCAGATTCTGAAAGCTGGAGCAAGTGCCTGA